One Sphingomicrobium arenosum genomic window carries:
- a CDS encoding RHS repeat domain-containing protein, translating to FGYDNLGRMTSTALGNGTAQSVQTSNVDAVGRLLQLANDLPGSGSDLTSSFSYTPAGQIATVDRSHEAYSFDGHQPGTENYTVNGLNQFVTAAGEAMDYDARGNLTDWGTRQFGYDSENFLTSGPNGVSLSYDPLGRLRTLVDGQGVETNFVYDGLDLIQETDGGGNALRWYVHGPGMDNPLVWYEGATPGSGNRQYLMRDERGSIVSVTDNAGQIVAVNSYGAYGEPGAGNVGRFQYTGQTWIDELDLYYYKARFYSPDLGRFMQTDPIGYGDGLNFYNYVGGDPINFADPLGLDSGPIVVTGTPEPSCPSNAVMYVQKSAGQDVISCGTPTSSPDQGVVIVGSRGGKGGGSGKRPPRVQAPTPVYIPPSCRALADRVNFFKPHLPSRVTRENVWNNPANLNYFKFGYEYNVNDWGAVSILGSVAKMLNGKLNTTPTKTPVEVVAGALILVGADGALSNYRKIQAIDARLEQIARVNEGSCPNVQY from the coding sequence GTTCGGCTATGACAATTTGGGCCGTATGACGAGCACCGCGCTGGGCAATGGCACGGCGCAGAGCGTGCAGACCTCGAATGTCGATGCGGTCGGGCGCCTGCTCCAGCTGGCCAACGACTTGCCCGGCAGTGGATCCGACCTGACCAGCAGCTTCAGCTATACGCCCGCTGGCCAGATCGCGACTGTCGATCGTTCGCACGAGGCCTATAGTTTCGACGGCCACCAGCCGGGGACCGAGAATTATACGGTCAACGGGCTCAACCAGTTCGTCACCGCGGCGGGCGAGGCGATGGATTATGACGCGCGCGGCAACCTCACCGACTGGGGCACCAGGCAGTTCGGCTATGACAGCGAGAATTTCCTGACTAGCGGCCCCAATGGCGTGAGCCTGTCCTACGACCCGCTCGGGCGACTGCGCACGCTGGTCGACGGCCAGGGGGTGGAGACGAACTTCGTCTATGACGGTCTCGACCTCATCCAGGAAACCGACGGCGGCGGCAATGCGCTGCGCTGGTACGTGCACGGCCCCGGCATGGACAATCCGCTGGTCTGGTACGAAGGCGCGACCCCGGGCTCGGGCAACCGCCAATATCTGATGCGCGACGAGCGCGGCTCGATCGTCAGCGTCACCGACAATGCGGGTCAGATCGTCGCGGTGAACAGCTATGGCGCTTATGGCGAGCCCGGCGCGGGCAATGTCGGCCGGTTCCAATATACGGGCCAAACCTGGATCGATGAACTCGACCTATATTATTACAAGGCCCGCTTTTATTCGCCGGATCTTGGCCGGTTCATGCAGACCGATCCGATTGGGTATGGCGACGGGTTGAATTTCTATAATTATGTGGGTGGGGATCCGATTAATTTCGCAGATCCGCTCGGACTTGATAGCGGCCCGATTGTCGTAACAGGTACGCCCGAGCCTTCTTGCCCCTCGAATGCAGTGATGTATGTTCAGAAAAGTGCTGGTCAAGACGTAATCAGTTGCGGAACGCCGACTAGCTCTCCTGATCAGGGAGTGGTTATTGTAGGGTCACGGGGCGGAAAAGGCGGAGGCAGTGGCAAAAGGCCTCCTAGGGTGCAGGCCCCTACACCAGTGTACATTCCACCTTCATGTCGAGCTCTGGCTGATCGCGTGAATTTCTTTAAGCCTCACTTGCCAAGCAGGGTCACACGCGAAAATGTATGGAATAATCCTGCTAATCTTAATTACTTTAAATTTGGCTATGAATACAATGTCAATGATTGGGGAGCCGTCAGCATACTGGGGTCAGTCGCCAAGATGCTAAACGGAAAACTAAATACGACACCAACTAAGACACCGGTAGAAGTCGTAGCAGGAGCTCTTATTTTGGTTGGCGCCGACGGAGCGCTGAGTAACTACAGAAAGATTCAAGCAATCGACGCAAGGCTCGAGCAAATCGCCAGGGTAAATGAAGGGAGCTGCCCAAATGTCCAATATTGA
- a CDS encoding GspE/PulE family protein, which yields MHAPADLDPAPFDFAFGPGNWRYEQRSADWIEAQWAAREHEERAAREELSAALPAPTPEEEDAGLGPAGRYLVQRLRQARRAGSSDVHLEAGAAGTVVRQRIDGRLLKVDRLEAGEARAVVNRVKILAGLDLAESRIPQDGRLRFTTADGPVDVRVATTPGVHGESVVLRLLGQTMRSLALEEIGLPEAVRAGLEEVLAQPNGIVILTGPTGSGKTTTLYAALSRLNRPEVKILTVEDPVEIMLDGITQVAVKPEIGLTFASALRSFLRQDPDVMMVGEVRDRDTADIALRSAMTGHLVLTSLHTNSAAEAFARLRDIGIENYLAAATVRAVIAQRLARRLCDACKRARPVTAAEAARFDEAGVAAPSQIYDAVGCPSCDGSGYRGRVPLAELLRVGEAEQRAVDAGDDAALRATLRPHETLAGRGLAAVAAGDTDVAELARLAD from the coding sequence GTGCATGCTCCCGCCGACCTCGACCCCGCGCCCTTCGACTTCGCGTTCGGTCCGGGCAACTGGCGCTACGAGCAGCGGTCGGCGGACTGGATCGAGGCGCAGTGGGCGGCGCGCGAGCATGAAGAGCGGGCGGCGCGGGAGGAGCTATCCGCCGCGCTTCCCGCGCCCACGCCCGAAGAGGAGGATGCTGGACTGGGGCCGGCGGGGCGGTATCTCGTCCAGCGGTTGCGCCAGGCGCGGCGGGCGGGGTCGTCCGATGTGCATCTCGAGGCCGGGGCGGCGGGCACCGTGGTGCGCCAGCGTATCGACGGGCGGCTGCTCAAGGTCGACCGGCTCGAGGCTGGCGAAGCGCGCGCGGTGGTCAATCGGGTCAAGATCCTCGCCGGGCTCGACCTTGCCGAAAGCCGCATCCCGCAGGACGGGCGGCTGCGCTTCACCACTGCCGATGGCCCGGTCGACGTGCGGGTCGCAACGACGCCGGGCGTGCATGGGGAATCGGTCGTGCTGCGCCTCCTCGGCCAGACCATGCGCAGCCTCGCGCTCGAGGAGATCGGGTTGCCCGAGGCCGTGCGCGCGGGGCTGGAGGAGGTGCTCGCCCAGCCCAATGGGATCGTCATCCTCACCGGTCCCACGGGGTCGGGCAAGACGACGACGCTCTATGCCGCCTTGTCGCGGCTCAACCGGCCCGAGGTGAAGATTCTCACCGTCGAAGACCCGGTGGAAATCATGCTCGACGGCATCACGCAGGTGGCGGTCAAGCCCGAAATCGGGCTGACCTTCGCCTCGGCGCTGCGTTCGTTCCTGCGGCAGGACCCCGACGTGATGATGGTCGGCGAAGTGCGCGACCGCGACACCGCCGATATCGCGCTGCGATCGGCGATGACCGGGCATTTGGTGCTGACCAGCCTGCATACGAACAGCGCCGCCGAGGCCTTCGCTCGGCTGCGCGATATCGGCATCGAGAATTACCTGGCTGCCGCGACGGTGCGCGCGGTCATCGCGCAGCGGCTGGCGCGGCGCCTGTGCGATGCCTGCAAGCGGGCCCGCCCGGTGACCGCGGCCGAGGCGGCACGGTTCGACGAGGCGGGCGTGGCGGCACCATCGCAGATTTATGACGCGGTAGGGTGCCCGAGTTGCGATGGCAGCGGCTATCGCGGCCGCGTGCCGCTGGCCGAATTGCTGCGGGTCGGCGAGGCGGAGCAGCGCGCGGTGGATGCGGGCGACGATGCCGCGCTGCGGGCCACGCTGCGGCCGCACGAGACGCTCGCCGGACGCGGTCTTGCGGCGGTCGCGGCGGGCGACACCGATGTCGCCGAATTGGCGCGGTTGGCGGACTGA
- a CDS encoding type II secretion system F family protein, producing the protein MAEWRARVVTAEGKRDERIVIADARDEAVVRLIAQGDTPLQVRTGPLSLRERLDQPVHLTSAAGVGEIASLLDRFAILLEAGLPLVDAVRLLEEQVVSTRQRAWLREVAVRLEAGQEVHEAFAARAVLPGWVLGLIEASARSGDLVGTLRDAATRLSTIDEARRAIVTAMTYPMVVLVGTILAVAIILTTVVPQFAPLFEGEEARLPQATLWVLALASLVERHGTFLLLAVIALPMALTAFLRRPPWRAALLARSSFPGRQLRDQYLAGRTCSILGGLLSKGVLLPDALRLASAGTSSERWRRDLLAIRERLFEGDMPSRAFARTRVFPVSVVALVEVGERSGRLGPTLERAGQIMSSIASSRINRLISLVNPAMIVLLGVIVATLVSGVMMGIFALGDITA; encoded by the coding sequence ATGGCGGAATGGCGCGCCAGGGTCGTGACTGCCGAGGGCAAGCGGGACGAGCGGATCGTCATCGCCGATGCCCGCGACGAGGCGGTCGTGCGCCTGATCGCGCAAGGCGATACGCCGTTGCAGGTGCGTACCGGCCCCCTTAGCCTGCGCGAGCGCCTCGATCAGCCGGTCCATCTGACATCTGCTGCAGGGGTGGGCGAGATCGCCTCGCTGCTCGACCGCTTCGCGATCCTTCTCGAGGCGGGTCTGCCGCTCGTCGATGCCGTCCGGCTGCTCGAGGAACAGGTGGTGTCGACGCGCCAACGCGCCTGGCTGCGCGAGGTCGCGGTGCGGCTGGAGGCAGGGCAGGAAGTGCATGAGGCATTTGCCGCCCGCGCCGTCCTGCCTGGCTGGGTGCTGGGCCTCATCGAAGCCTCGGCACGGTCGGGTGACCTCGTCGGCACGTTGCGCGATGCGGCGACGCGGCTGTCGACCATCGATGAGGCGCGGCGCGCCATCGTGACCGCGATGACCTATCCGATGGTCGTGCTGGTGGGTACGATACTCGCCGTCGCGATCATCCTGACGACTGTGGTGCCGCAATTCGCGCCCCTCTTCGAGGGCGAGGAAGCACGCTTGCCGCAGGCCACCTTGTGGGTGCTGGCCTTGGCCTCGCTGGTGGAGCGACACGGCACGTTCCTCCTCCTCGCCGTAATCGCCTTGCCGATGGCGCTCACGGCCTTCCTGCGTCGACCGCCATGGCGCGCGGCGCTCCTTGCACGATCTTCTTTTCCGGGGCGCCAGTTGCGTGACCAATATCTGGCCGGACGTACCTGCTCTATCCTTGGCGGCCTTTTGTCCAAGGGAGTGCTGCTGCCCGACGCGCTACGGCTCGCTTCCGCAGGAACGTCGAGCGAGCGATGGCGCCGCGACCTTCTCGCCATCCGCGAACGATTATTCGAGGGCGACATGCCTTCACGCGCTTTTGCCAGAACCCGTGTGTTCCCGGTGTCGGTCGTCGCGCTGGTCGAAGTGGGGGAACGGTCGGGCAGGCTCGGTCCGACGCTCGAACGCGCTGGCCAGATCATGTCATCGATTGCCTCATCAAGAATTAACCGATTGATCTCATTGGTCAATCCAGCGATGATCGTGCTGCTCGGTGTCATTGTCGCGACTCTCGTCTCGGGGGTCATGATGGGTATTTTTGCGTTGGGGGACATCACCGCATGA
- the gspG gene encoding type II secretion system major pseudopilin GspG — MTDQSRPRERGFTLMEMIVVLVVIGLIATMVVPQVMGMLDSAKSKTARLQLNNVEQAVRYFEIDMGRYPTSEEGLAVLLEAPEDDLTWMGPYLSEVRQLRDPWNRELRYEERDGGYRLWTLGADGEEGGKGDDADLELAR, encoded by the coding sequence ATGACGGATCAATCGCGGCCGCGTGAGCGAGGCTTCACGCTGATGGAAATGATCGTCGTGCTGGTGGTGATCGGCCTCATCGCGACGATGGTCGTGCCCCAGGTCATGGGCATGCTCGACAGCGCCAAGAGCAAGACGGCCCGGCTGCAGCTGAATAATGTCGAGCAGGCGGTGCGTTATTTCGAAATCGACATGGGACGATATCCGACGAGCGAGGAAGGCCTCGCCGTCCTGCTCGAAGCACCGGAAGACGACCTCACATGGATGGGGCCCTATCTGTCGGAGGTACGCCAGCTGCGCGATCCCTGGAACCGGGAGTTACGATATGAAGAGCGCGACGGCGGCTATCGCCTGTGGACGCTCGGCGCCGATGGCGAGGAGGGGGGCAAGGGCGATGACGCCGACCTCGAACTCGCGCGCTGA
- a CDS encoding prepilin-type N-terminal cleavage/methylation domain-containing protein — MTPTSNSRADAGFSLVELLVALALMALVTTLVLFAAPRGSPHDRPPGEKVLAQLAQARRAAIAHRRVTFVTVKADDAASEAHIFRFYPDGSSNGGAIRLSPHELVEVDILGGRARVLP, encoded by the coding sequence ATGACGCCGACCTCGAACTCGCGCGCTGACGCCGGTTTCTCGCTGGTAGAGCTGCTCGTGGCGCTGGCATTGATGGCGCTGGTGACGACGCTCGTGCTATTTGCGGCGCCGCGTGGTTCGCCGCATGATCGCCCGCCGGGCGAGAAGGTACTGGCCCAGCTGGCGCAGGCGCGGCGTGCGGCGATCGCGCACAGGCGCGTCACTTTCGTGACAGTGAAAGCCGACGACGCGGCAAGCGAGGCGCACATCTTTCGCTTTTATCCCGATGGCTCCTCAAATGGCGGAGCAATTCGCCTGTCGCCGCACGAATTGGTCGAGGTCGACATTCTCGGTGGTCGCGCACGGGTGTTGCCATGA
- a CDS encoding prepilin-type N-terminal cleavage/methylation domain-containing protein — MSRARGFTLVEVLVALVVTAIVLIVVANGMQASDRRQALVRERDAAAALASDIVEGWLASGGQIEVSGTAGKLAVSVEQQTIFEDEITGARLNELSVTIATPSGRRLATLTRRHLFDGKVDQDAR; from the coding sequence ATGAGCCGCGCCCGGGGCTTCACGTTGGTCGAAGTGCTGGTGGCGCTGGTCGTGACTGCGATCGTCCTGATCGTCGTTGCCAACGGCATGCAGGCATCGGACCGGCGCCAGGCTCTCGTGCGCGAGCGCGATGCGGCTGCCGCGCTGGCATCAGACATCGTTGAGGGCTGGCTGGCGAGCGGCGGACAAATCGAGGTAAGTGGCACGGCGGGAAAGCTCGCGGTGAGTGTCGAGCAACAGACAATCTTCGAAGACGAAATCACCGGGGCCCGGCTCAATGAACTGAGCGTCACCATCGCCACCCCTTCGGGACGTCGCCTCGCTACGCTGACACGGCGGCATCTATTCGACGGCAAGGTTGACCAAGATGCGCGCTGA
- a CDS encoding type II secretion system protein, protein MRADGFTLIELLVVLVAASLLLVGLGQSFGQYADRYRVERSADGAAERRALSTKLDWIADHALVEDAGQVVCDKERLEAPAFLPLSLGGGEGRLELTVSGGQASHVTLGLAGAGKNVAIEILRAAGDVGINCLYAATSPGEERRLRGFALQGKQGRVAVRAFRPLVAAECHYDSIARTCR, encoded by the coding sequence ATGCGCGCTGACGGCTTCACCCTGATTGAGCTTCTCGTCGTCCTAGTAGCGGCATCTCTCCTGCTCGTCGGGCTTGGGCAGTCGTTCGGGCAATATGCCGACAGGTACCGGGTCGAGCGCTCAGCTGATGGGGCCGCGGAGCGACGCGCGCTGTCAACCAAACTGGACTGGATCGCCGATCACGCGCTGGTGGAGGACGCAGGTCAAGTGGTATGCGACAAGGAGCGTCTCGAGGCGCCCGCGTTCCTACCTCTGTCGTTGGGTGGCGGCGAAGGTCGCCTGGAATTGACGGTGTCGGGCGGGCAAGCATCGCACGTGACGCTGGGGCTGGCGGGGGCTGGCAAGAACGTTGCTATCGAAATCCTGCGCGCGGCTGGGGACGTCGGCATCAATTGCCTCTATGCAGCCACGAGCCCCGGAGAAGAACGGCGTCTGCGGGGCTTCGCATTGCAGGGCAAGCAGGGACGTGTCGCGGTTCGCGCCTTCCGACCGCTGGTGGCAGCGGAGTGCCATTATGATTCGATCGCGAGGACCTGCCGATGA